In one window of Caenimonas aquaedulcis DNA:
- the aroC gene encoding chorismate synthase — MSGNTFGTLFAVTNFGESHGPAIGCVIDGCPPGMALSESDIQPDLDRRRPGTSRHVTQRQEEDKVEILSGVYEGRTTGTPIALLIRNTDQRSKDYSEIAQTFRPGHADYTYLQKYGRRDPRGGGRASARLTAPMVAAGAVAKKWLFEKYGTTFRGCMQQIGDIAIPFESWDHVPHNPFFAPVADVSALEAYMDTLRKAGDSCGARIRAVASQVPVGLGEPLFDRLDADIAYAMMGINAVKGVEIGAGFASVTQRGTTHGDSPTPQGFRTNNAGGVLGGISTGQDLEVSIAIKPTSSIISPRETINLKGESTEVVTKGRHDPCVGIRATPIAEAMLALVVIEHALRQRAQNGDVAPPMDPIPSSFL; from the coding sequence GGCTGTGTGATCGACGGCTGCCCCCCGGGCATGGCGCTGTCCGAGTCCGACATCCAGCCCGACCTCGACCGCCGCCGTCCCGGCACCAGCCGCCACGTCACGCAGCGCCAGGAAGAGGACAAGGTCGAGATCCTCTCGGGCGTCTACGAGGGCCGGACCACAGGCACGCCGATCGCGCTCCTGATCCGCAACACCGACCAGCGCAGCAAGGACTATTCGGAGATCGCGCAGACCTTCCGTCCCGGCCACGCCGACTACACCTACCTGCAGAAGTACGGCCGGCGCGATCCGCGCGGCGGTGGGCGCGCATCGGCGCGGCTCACGGCGCCCATGGTGGCGGCGGGCGCGGTCGCGAAGAAATGGCTGTTCGAAAAGTACGGCACCACCTTCCGCGGCTGCATGCAGCAGATCGGCGACATCGCGATCCCCTTCGAAAGCTGGGACCACGTGCCGCACAACCCGTTCTTCGCACCGGTCGCCGACGTGAGCGCGCTCGAGGCGTACATGGACACGCTGCGCAAGGCCGGCGACTCCTGCGGCGCGCGCATCCGCGCTGTCGCATCGCAGGTGCCCGTCGGCCTCGGCGAGCCGCTCTTCGATCGCCTCGACGCCGACATCGCCTACGCGATGATGGGCATCAATGCCGTCAAGGGCGTGGAGATCGGCGCGGGCTTCGCGAGCGTCACGCAGCGCGGCACGACGCACGGCGATTCGCCCACGCCCCAGGGCTTTCGCACCAACAACGCAGGCGGCGTGCTTGGCGGCATCAGCACCGGGCAGGACCTCGAAGTGTCGATCGCGATCAAGCCGACCAGCTCCATCATCAGCCCGCGCGAGACCATCAACCTCAAGGGCGAATCCACCGAGGTCGTCACCAAGGGCCGCCACGACCCTTGCGTGGGCATCCGCGCGACGCCGATCGCGGAGGCCATGCTGGCGCTCGTCGTGATCGAGCATGCCCTGCGCCAGCGGGCGCAGAACGGCGATGTCGCGCCGCCGATGGATCCCATTCCCTCCTCGTTCCTCTAG
- a CDS encoding SDR family oxidoreductase has translation MAKPSAKDTGDKQRELQAQQDRKDAAKAKTKSPAGEKPGKAVQAGLRDQPELPLPAQHLKKPGHESEMELKPQFLAPDYRGSGKLKGMVALITGGDSGIGRAVAVLFAREGADVAIVYLNSHEDAQETKGYIEKEGRECLLIPGDVKDSKFCKQAVDKCVKQFDRLDVLVNNAAFQLHAEDIADVTDERLEETMKTNIFGYFYMARAAVPHLQRGSCIINTGSVTGLEGSKMLLDYSATKGAIHAFTMSLASNLIDKGIRVNAVAPGPVWTPLNPADSPPDRIAKFGGDTDMKRPAQPEELSPAYVFLASPVCSSYITGIVLPVTGSVGS, from the coding sequence ATGGCCAAGCCCAGTGCCAAAGACACCGGCGACAAGCAGCGCGAGCTGCAGGCGCAGCAGGACCGCAAGGATGCCGCCAAGGCAAAGACGAAATCCCCCGCCGGCGAGAAGCCCGGCAAGGCGGTGCAGGCCGGCCTTCGCGACCAGCCGGAACTGCCGCTGCCCGCGCAGCACCTGAAGAAGCCCGGCCACGAGTCGGAGATGGAGCTCAAGCCGCAGTTCCTCGCGCCGGACTACCGCGGCAGCGGCAAGCTCAAGGGCATGGTCGCGCTCATCACGGGTGGCGACTCGGGCATCGGCCGCGCGGTGGCGGTGCTCTTTGCGCGCGAAGGCGCGGACGTCGCCATCGTCTACCTCAACTCGCACGAGGACGCGCAGGAGACCAAGGGCTACATCGAGAAGGAAGGGCGCGAGTGCCTGCTGATCCCCGGCGACGTGAAGGATTCGAAGTTCTGCAAGCAGGCGGTGGACAAATGCGTGAAGCAGTTCGACCGGCTCGACGTGCTGGTGAACAACGCGGCCTTCCAGCTGCACGCGGAGGACATCGCCGACGTGACCGACGAGCGGCTCGAAGAGACGATGAAGACCAACATCTTCGGCTACTTCTACATGGCGCGTGCCGCCGTGCCGCACCTGCAGCGCGGCTCCTGCATCATCAACACCGGCTCCGTCACGGGGCTGGAAGGCAGCAAGATGCTGCTCGACTATTCGGCCACCAAGGGCGCGATCCATGCCTTCACGATGTCGCTCGCCAGCAACCTGATCGACAAGGGCATCCGCGTCAACGCCGTGGCCCCGGGCCCGGTATGGACGCCGCTGAACCCAGCCGATTCGCCCCCCGACCGGATCGCGAAGTTCGGCGGGGACACCGACATGAAGCGGCCCGCGCAGCCCGAGGAGCTGTCTCCCGCGTACGTCTTCCTCGCCTCGCCGGTGTGCTCGAGCTACATCACGGGCATCGTGCTGCCGGTCACGGGCAGCGTGGGCAGTTGA
- a CDS encoding lyase family protein, producing MSSIFESFLSTAEALEAFGERAFVAQMLRFESALATAQAECGLIPAAAAKVISACCNDTAGFDAAAIAHESGRAGSVAIPLVKALKQRVGERDASAVAFAHFGSTSQDVIDTASALASRPVLDAVLADLGISIEALLSLADRHGDAPMLARTLGQPGSVTSFGWKAAQWAAPLVHARAKLRASMRDALAVQLGGAVGTQAQMKGKGPEVVAAMARLLGLSAPAGPWHTQRDRWVGLACELALLTGSLGKIAKDLSLLSQWEVGEASEPSEEGRGGSSAMPHKRNPVAAMVALAAAQAAPQHLAVMLAAMPQEHERALGAWQAELAAWPRLLQAAHGSVRAMAQALPGLQVNTQRMRANLDRLRAELPAQAASEWFDPALADHAACLARAQVEALRQQMKDDI from the coding sequence ATGAGCAGCATCTTCGAGAGCTTTCTCTCCACGGCCGAGGCGCTGGAGGCGTTCGGCGAACGGGCCTTCGTCGCGCAGATGCTGCGTTTCGAATCCGCATTGGCCACCGCGCAGGCCGAATGCGGCCTCATCCCCGCCGCGGCCGCGAAGGTCATCTCCGCGTGCTGCAACGACACCGCCGGATTCGATGCGGCGGCCATCGCGCACGAGAGCGGTCGCGCCGGGAGCGTGGCGATCCCGCTGGTGAAGGCGCTCAAGCAGCGCGTCGGCGAGCGCGATGCATCGGCCGTGGCGTTCGCGCACTTCGGCTCGACGAGCCAGGACGTGATCGATACCGCGTCGGCCCTGGCGAGCCGGCCCGTGCTCGATGCGGTCCTCGCCGATCTCGGGATTTCCATCGAGGCGCTGCTGTCCCTGGCGGACCGGCACGGCGACGCCCCCATGCTGGCCCGCACGCTCGGCCAGCCGGGATCCGTGACCAGCTTCGGCTGGAAGGCCGCGCAGTGGGCCGCGCCGCTGGTGCACGCCCGCGCGAAGCTGCGCGCGTCGATGCGCGACGCACTTGCCGTCCAGCTCGGCGGCGCCGTGGGGACGCAGGCGCAGATGAAGGGCAAGGGGCCCGAGGTGGTGGCGGCGATGGCGCGGCTGCTCGGCCTGTCCGCCCCTGCCGGTCCGTGGCACACGCAGCGCGACCGCTGGGTGGGGCTGGCCTGCGAGCTCGCGCTGCTGACCGGCAGCCTCGGCAAGATCGCGAAAGACCTTTCGCTGCTGTCGCAATGGGAAGTCGGGGAGGCGAGCGAGCCGTCGGAAGAGGGCCGCGGGGGATCGTCGGCGATGCCGCACAAGCGCAATCCCGTCGCCGCGATGGTAGCGCTCGCCGCCGCGCAGGCCGCGCCGCAGCACCTCGCCGTGATGCTCGCCGCCATGCCGCAGGAGCACGAACGCGCCCTCGGTGCCTGGCAAGCCGAGCTGGCCGCGTGGCCGCGCCTGCTGCAGGCCGCGCACGGCAGCGTGCGTGCGATGGCGCAGGCGCTGCCGGGCCTGCAGGTGAATACGCAGCGCATGCGGGCCAACCTGGACCGCCTGCGTGCGGAGCTGCCTGCGCAGGCGGCCTCCGAATGGTTCGACCCGGCGCTCGCCGATCACGCGGCATGCCTTGCGCGCGCGCAGGTGGAGGCGCTGCGCCAACAAATGAAGGACGACATATGA
- a CDS encoding carboxymuconolactone decarboxylase family protein codes for MSDRQDDHASGMANRRRVLGDAWVDKAQRNSNQFNGEFQDLITRYAWNEIWGREALGDKTRRYMVLSMMLGIRSYEEFAMHVRAALDGPPESRLTPEDIKEVILMSAIYCGVPVANHAFGLVADILRERGLLPPKSA; via the coding sequence ATGAGCGACCGCCAGGACGATCACGCCAGCGGCATGGCCAACCGCCGCCGCGTGCTGGGCGATGCATGGGTGGACAAGGCCCAGCGCAACAGCAACCAATTCAACGGCGAGTTCCAGGACCTCATCACGCGCTACGCGTGGAACGAGATCTGGGGCCGCGAGGCGCTGGGCGACAAGACACGCCGGTACATGGTGCTGTCGATGATGCTGGGCATCAGGAGCTACGAGGAGTTCGCGATGCACGTGCGCGCGGCGCTCGACGGCCCGCCCGAGTCCCGCCTCACGCCGGAGGACATCAAGGAGGTGATCCTCATGTCCGCCATCTATTGCGGTGTGCCGGTGGCCAACCATGCCTTCGGGCTGGTCGCCGACATCCTGCGCGAACGCGGCCTGTTGCCGCCCAAATCTGCCTGA
- a CDS encoding alpha/beta fold hydrolase codes for MPTLHFVKEGRGPLVVLGHALGCDLTMWDGVAAQLAPSFTVLRYDQRGHGQSPMVPGPFSIEDMADDAAALIAAQADGPVHFVGLSMGGMVAQALAARHPQRVASIVVANSSSLYDDAARAMWQARIDTVKASGMTAISDGAMQRWFTPEFRQDRDGAVRVAALRAVLEASDAGAYADACDAVSRIDFTASNARIACPVLVIGGTRDEATPMAMSEAIRGAIAGAELAAIHAAHLSAVEKPAEFARLVAEFIRRH; via the coding sequence ATGCCCACACTTCATTTCGTCAAGGAGGGCCGCGGCCCGCTGGTCGTACTGGGCCATGCGCTCGGCTGCGACCTCACCATGTGGGACGGCGTCGCCGCACAACTCGCGCCGTCGTTCACCGTGCTGCGCTACGACCAGCGCGGCCACGGCCAGTCGCCCATGGTGCCCGGCCCGTTCTCCATCGAGGACATGGCCGACGACGCGGCGGCGCTCATCGCGGCGCAAGCGGACGGCCCGGTGCATTTCGTCGGCCTGTCGATGGGCGGGATGGTGGCGCAGGCGCTGGCCGCGCGCCACCCCCAGCGCGTCGCGAGCATCGTGGTCGCCAACTCGTCCAGCCTCTACGACGACGCGGCGCGTGCGATGTGGCAGGCGCGGATCGACACCGTCAAAGCCTCCGGCATGACGGCGATCTCCGACGGCGCGATGCAGCGCTGGTTCACGCCGGAGTTCCGGCAGGACCGGGACGGCGCCGTGCGCGTCGCGGCGCTGCGTGCCGTGCTGGAGGCCAGCGACGCCGGGGCCTACGCGGACGCCTGCGACGCCGTGTCCCGCATCGATTTCACGGCGTCGAACGCGCGCATCGCGTGCCCGGTCCTCGTGATCGGCGGCACCCGCGACGAAGCGACGCCCATGGCGATGTCCGAAGCCATCCGCGGGGCCATCGCGGGTGCCGAACTTGCCGCGATCCACGCCGCGCACCTAAGCGCGGTGGAGAAACCGGCCGAGTTCGCGCGTCTGGTCGCGGAATTCATCCGCCGGCATTGA
- a CDS encoding DsbA family oxidoreductase gives MARMKIDFVSDVSCPWCAIGLASLERAIERLEPGQRPTLHFQPFELNPQMPAAGQDITEHLTQKYRTTPEQQQQAREAIRERGAGVGFEFRKEGRGRIYNTFDAHRLLHWAGTLPGEGQHALKKAFLKAYFTDGRSPGDHEVLLDAVRSVGLDEARAREILSGDEYAAEVRERERFYTDNGIHAVPAVIIDDRHLIQGGQPPEVFEEALRRLAAQA, from the coding sequence ATGGCCCGCATGAAGATCGATTTCGTCTCCGACGTGTCGTGCCCGTGGTGCGCGATCGGCCTGGCGTCCCTGGAGCGCGCCATCGAACGGCTGGAGCCGGGCCAGCGGCCCACGCTGCACTTCCAGCCCTTCGAGCTCAACCCGCAGATGCCCGCGGCGGGACAGGACATCACGGAGCACCTCACGCAGAAGTACCGCACCACGCCCGAGCAACAGCAGCAGGCGCGCGAGGCGATCCGCGAGCGCGGCGCCGGCGTGGGCTTCGAATTCCGCAAGGAAGGGCGCGGCCGCATCTACAACACCTTCGACGCGCATCGCCTCCTACATTGGGCCGGGACGCTGCCGGGGGAGGGCCAGCACGCGCTGAAGAAGGCGTTCCTCAAGGCGTACTTCACCGACGGGCGCAGCCCGGGCGACCATGAGGTGCTGCTCGACGCGGTCCGGTCCGTGGGTCTGGACGAAGCACGCGCCAGGGAAATTCTTTCGGGCGACGAATACGCCGCGGAGGTGCGCGAGCGCGAGCGTTTCTACACCGACAACGGCATCCACGCGGTGCCCGCGGTGATCATCGACGACCGCCACCTGATCCAGGGCGGGCAGCCACCCGAAGTGTTCGAGGAAGCGCTGCGGCGCCTCGCCGCGCAGGCGTGA
- a CDS encoding response regulator: MNDAAIFVVDDNPDHLELTVMALAECCDMQDVATAGDGVEALDYLFGRGAYAGRDTSVQPQLVILDLKLVRLHGLDVLKAMRQDPRTATVPVVMHSSSTEKADIAACYANGANSYVRKATDYDELRRKMRQIHDFWITVNERSRRPGA, encoded by the coding sequence ATGAACGACGCCGCGATCTTCGTGGTGGATGACAATCCCGATCACCTCGAACTCACCGTCATGGCGCTCGCCGAGTGCTGCGACATGCAGGACGTCGCGACGGCCGGCGACGGGGTGGAAGCGCTCGACTACCTGTTCGGCCGCGGCGCCTACGCGGGCCGCGACACCAGCGTCCAGCCGCAACTCGTCATCCTCGATCTCAAGCTGGTCCGGCTGCACGGGCTCGACGTCCTCAAAGCCATGCGGCAGGACCCGCGCACCGCCACGGTCCCCGTCGTGATGCATTCGTCGTCCACCGAAAAGGCGGACATCGCGGCCTGCTACGCCAACGGCGCCAACAGCTATGTGCGCAAGGCGACCGACTACGACGAGCTGCGCCGCAAGATGCGGCAGATCCACGATTTCTGGATCACCGTCAACGAGCGCTCGCGCCGACCGGGCGCCTGA
- a CDS encoding response regulator produces the protein MGLRAFVVEDNVAIRDSLSEALAELAGITTAGVAGSEKAALAWLADPGNQWDVAIVDIVLEHGGSGFGVLRSLQGRDPSRKVVVLTGTANPDVRRQCLQLGSDGVFDKSIETDALLDYCLQLASSVRK, from the coding sequence GTGGGCCTGAGAGCGTTCGTGGTGGAGGACAACGTGGCCATCCGCGACAGCCTGTCCGAGGCGCTGGCCGAGCTGGCCGGCATCACGACCGCGGGCGTCGCGGGCAGCGAAAAGGCCGCCCTCGCCTGGCTGGCCGACCCTGGCAACCAGTGGGACGTCGCCATCGTCGACATCGTCCTGGAGCACGGCGGCAGCGGGTTCGGCGTGCTGCGCTCGCTGCAGGGCCGCGATCCGTCGCGCAAGGTGGTGGTGCTCACGGGCACCGCGAACCCCGACGTGCGCCGCCAGTGCCTGCAGCTCGGCAGCGACGGCGTCTTCGACAAGTCGATCGAGACCGATGCGCTGCTCGATTACTGCCTCCAGCTGGCGTCGTCTGTGCGAAAATAG
- a CDS encoding sulfite exporter TauE/SafE family protein encodes MELILIVIAGAALAGFVQGLSGFGFSLTSMSLWAWTLEPQLAASLAVFGGLTGQVIAAVTVRRGFDAKLLAPFVLGGLCGLPLGLYLLPRLDVVLFKALLGLLLIVMCPAMFFSARLPRIRGGRAGDAVAGAAGGVMGGLGGFSGVVPTLWCTMGGLDRDTTRSVIQNFNLAMLAVSFASYVATGITTRAMLPLLAIVAPAMLVPSLLGARLYLGISEAAFRKVVLGLLTASGAAMLVSALPVLLARS; translated from the coding sequence GTGGAGCTGATCCTCATCGTCATCGCGGGCGCGGCGCTGGCCGGCTTCGTGCAGGGCCTGTCGGGCTTCGGCTTCAGCCTCACCAGCATGTCGCTATGGGCCTGGACGCTGGAGCCCCAGCTCGCGGCCTCGCTCGCCGTGTTCGGAGGCCTCACCGGGCAGGTCATCGCGGCCGTCACGGTGCGACGAGGATTCGACGCGAAGCTGCTGGCCCCCTTCGTGCTGGGCGGCCTGTGCGGCCTGCCGCTCGGCCTCTACCTGCTGCCGCGCCTGGACGTCGTGCTGTTCAAGGCCCTGCTCGGCCTGCTGCTCATCGTCATGTGCCCGGCCATGTTCTTTTCCGCGCGGCTGCCGCGCATCCGCGGCGGGCGTGCCGGCGACGCGGTCGCGGGCGCGGCCGGCGGTGTCATGGGCGGCCTCGGCGGCTTCTCGGGCGTGGTGCCCACCCTGTGGTGCACTATGGGCGGCCTGGACCGGGACACCACGCGCTCCGTGATCCAGAACTTCAACCTCGCGATGCTCGCGGTCAGCTTCGCAAGCTATGTCGCCACCGGCATCACCACGCGCGCGATGTTGCCGCTCCTGGCCATCGTCGCCCCCGCGATGCTGGTCCCCTCGCTGCTCGGTGCGAGGCTGTACCTCGGCATCAGCGAGGCCGCGTTCCGCAAGGTCGTGCTGGGCCTGCTCACCGCATCGGGCGCCGCCATGCTTGTGTCGGCCTTGCCTGTCCTGCTCGCGCGCTCCTGA
- the gcvP gene encoding aminomethyl-transferring glycine dehydrogenase, whose protein sequence is MLMQSARPLGELENSTEFIPRHIGIEEADEQHMLSVIGEASRRALIESIVPRSIARASAMKLPAPVTEAAALGELRAIASRNQVFKSFIGQGYHGTYTPGVILRNVLENPAWYTAYTPYQAEISQGRMEALVNFQTMVCDLTGLPIANASMLDEATAAAEAMTLAKRSVRSKSNVFVVAGDCHPQTIEVVQTRAKPLGIEVVLANSAEEWDAALAGEFFAALAQYPATSGRIDDLRADVDKAHAKQAAFIVAADLLAMTLLVPPGEFGADIAVGTTQRFGMPMGAGGPHAAYMACRDEFKRSLPGRLVGVSIDSHGNPAYRLALQTREQHIRREKATSNICTAQVLPAVVASMYAVYHGPKGLKHIAQRVASYTAILAKGLEQLGHRPHHPGAFDTITLKTGEATQAIAAAARARQANLRVYWGEFLCITLDETTTRADIEMLWSLFAKPGQAVPEVAAFEKGIEPMIPPELRRTSDFLTHPVFNTHHSETGMLRYIRALSDKDLALDRSMIPLGSCTMKLNATSEMIPITWPEFAHVHPFAPREQLQGYAELDAQLRAWLCQATGYAGISLQPNAGSQGEYAGLLAIKAFHESKGQGHRNICLIPSSAHGTNPASAQMVGMQVVVTACDTNGNVDLADLKAKCEQHSANLAAVMITYPSTHGVFEMQVKELCALVHQHGGRVYVDGANMNALVGVAAPGEFGGDVSHLNLHKTFCIPHGGGGPGVGPVCVVEDLVPFLPGHEAGGVPSHGVGAVSAAPLGNAAVLPISWMYCRMMGAQGLTQATEIAILSANYISVKLREHYPTLYASANGHVAHECILDLRPLKEASGVTAEDVAKRLIDYGFHAPTLSFPVAGTLMVEPTESETLDELDRFIGAMVAIREEIRRVERGEWPQDDNPLKHAPHTAAALMRGEWKHAYTREAGAAVLDERRHAKYWPPVGRVDNVYGDRNLFCACVPMSAYE, encoded by the coding sequence ATGCTGATGCAATCCGCCCGCCCGCTCGGCGAGCTCGAAAACTCCACCGAATTCATTCCCCGCCACATCGGCATCGAAGAGGCCGACGAGCAGCACATGCTCTCGGTCATCGGCGAGGCCTCGCGCCGCGCATTGATCGAAAGCATCGTGCCGCGGTCCATCGCGCGGGCCAGCGCGATGAAGCTGCCCGCGCCGGTGACGGAAGCGGCAGCCCTCGGCGAGCTGCGGGCGATCGCATCGCGCAACCAGGTCTTCAAGAGCTTCATCGGCCAGGGCTACCACGGCACGTATACGCCCGGCGTGATCCTGCGCAACGTGCTGGAAAACCCCGCCTGGTACACGGCGTACACGCCCTACCAGGCCGAGATCAGCCAGGGGCGCATGGAAGCGCTCGTCAACTTCCAGACCATGGTGTGCGACCTCACGGGCCTGCCCATCGCCAATGCGTCGATGCTGGACGAAGCCACCGCGGCCGCCGAGGCGATGACGCTCGCGAAGCGCAGCGTGCGCAGCAAGAGCAACGTCTTCGTCGTGGCGGGCGACTGCCATCCGCAAACGATCGAGGTGGTGCAGACCCGCGCGAAGCCGCTGGGCATCGAGGTCGTGCTCGCGAATTCCGCGGAGGAATGGGACGCGGCGCTGGCCGGCGAGTTCTTCGCCGCGCTCGCGCAGTACCCCGCGACCAGCGGACGCATCGACGACTTGCGCGCCGACGTGGACAAGGCCCACGCGAAGCAGGCGGCATTCATCGTCGCCGCGGACCTGCTCGCGATGACGCTGCTCGTGCCGCCCGGCGAATTCGGCGCCGACATCGCGGTCGGGACGACACAGCGCTTCGGCATGCCGATGGGCGCGGGCGGCCCGCACGCCGCGTACATGGCGTGCCGCGATGAATTCAAGCGATCGCTGCCGGGCCGCCTCGTGGGCGTCAGCATCGATTCGCACGGCAACCCGGCCTACCGCCTCGCGCTGCAGACGCGCGAGCAGCACATCCGCCGCGAGAAGGCGACGTCGAACATCTGCACGGCGCAGGTGTTGCCCGCCGTCGTCGCGAGCATGTACGCCGTCTACCACGGGCCGAAGGGATTGAAGCACATCGCGCAGCGCGTCGCGAGCTACACCGCGATCCTCGCGAAAGGGCTCGAGCAGTTGGGGCACCGCCCGCACCATCCCGGCGCCTTCGACACGATCACGCTGAAGACGGGCGAGGCGACCCAGGCCATCGCCGCCGCCGCCCGCGCACGGCAGGCCAACCTGCGCGTGTACTGGGGCGAGTTCCTGTGCATTACGCTCGACGAGACCACCACGCGAGCCGACATCGAGATGTTGTGGTCCCTCTTCGCGAAGCCCGGGCAGGCCGTGCCGGAAGTGGCGGCCTTCGAAAAGGGCATCGAGCCGATGATCCCGCCGGAGCTGCGCCGCACCAGCGACTTCCTCACGCACCCGGTGTTCAACACGCACCATTCCGAGACCGGCATGCTGCGCTACATCCGCGCGCTGTCCGACAAGGACCTCGCGCTGGACCGCAGCATGATCCCGCTGGGCAGCTGCACCATGAAGCTGAACGCGACCAGCGAGATGATCCCCATCACCTGGCCGGAGTTCGCGCACGTGCATCCGTTCGCGCCGCGCGAGCAGCTGCAGGGCTACGCCGAACTCGACGCGCAGCTGCGCGCCTGGCTGTGCCAGGCCACCGGCTACGCGGGCATCAGCCTGCAGCCCAACGCCGGCTCGCAAGGCGAGTACGCGGGCCTGCTCGCGATCAAGGCCTTCCATGAAAGCAAGGGCCAGGGGCACCGCAACATCTGCCTCATCCCGTCGTCGGCCCACGGCACGAACCCGGCGAGCGCGCAGATGGTCGGCATGCAAGTCGTCGTCACCGCCTGCGACACGAACGGCAACGTCGATCTCGCGGACCTGAAGGCCAAGTGCGAGCAGCACAGCGCCAACCTGGCCGCGGTGATGATCACCTACCCCAGCACGCACGGCGTGTTCGAGATGCAAGTGAAGGAGCTGTGCGCGCTCGTGCACCAGCATGGGGGCCGCGTGTATGTGGACGGCGCGAACATGAATGCGCTGGTCGGCGTCGCGGCGCCGGGCGAATTCGGCGGCGACGTGAGCCACCTCAACCTGCACAAGACCTTCTGCATCCCGCACGGCGGCGGCGGGCCGGGCGTCGGGCCCGTCTGCGTGGTGGAAGATCTTGTCCCCTTCCTGCCCGGCCACGAGGCCGGCGGCGTGCCCAGCCATGGCGTCGGCGCCGTTTCCGCCGCGCCGCTGGGCAACGCGGCCGTGCTGCCGATCAGCTGGATGTACTGCAGGATGATGGGCGCGCAGGGACTCACGCAGGCCACGGAAATCGCGATCCTGTCCGCCAACTACATCAGCGTGAAGCTGCGGGAGCACTACCCGACGCTCTACGCCAGCGCCAACGGACACGTCGCCCACGAGTGCATCCTGGACCTGCGTCCGCTCAAGGAAGCCAGCGGCGTGACGGCCGAGGACGTCGCCAAGCGCCTCATCGATTACGGCTTCCACGCGCCGACGCTGAGCTTCCCCGTCGCGGGAACGCTGATGGTCGAGCCGACGGAGAGCGAAACGCTCGACGAGCTCGACCGCTTCATCGGCGCGATGGTCGCGATCCGGGAGGAGATCCGCCGCGTCGAGCGCGGCGAATGGCCGCAGGACGACAACCCGCTCAAGCACGCGCCCCACACCGCCGCCGCGCTGATGAGGGGCGAGTGGAAGCACGCGTACACCCGCGAAGCCGGCGCGGCCGTGCTCGACGAGCGGCGCCACGCCAAGTACTGGCCTCCGGTCGGCCGGGTGGACAACGTCTACGGCGACCGCAACCTGTTCTGCGCCTGCGTGCCGATGTCCGCGTACGAGTGA
- the gcvH gene encoding glycine cleavage system protein GcvH, giving the protein MTMKYTEDHEWIQLEDHEAAVVGITLHAQDALGDVVFVDLPEVGRVYNKGEVAGVVESVKAAADVFMPIAGEVTEVNEELRANPALANTDPMGNGWFFKILIKDMAEFDVLMDEPAYAKFSKND; this is encoded by the coding sequence ATGACGATGAAGTACACCGAAGACCACGAATGGATCCAGCTCGAGGACCATGAAGCCGCCGTCGTGGGCATCACGCTGCACGCGCAGGACGCGCTGGGCGACGTCGTGTTCGTCGACCTGCCCGAGGTGGGCCGCGTCTACAACAAGGGCGAGGTCGCGGGCGTGGTCGAGTCCGTCAAGGCCGCCGCCGACGTCTTCATGCCCATCGCGGGGGAAGTGACGGAAGTCAACGAGGAACTGCGCGCCAACCCCGCGCTCGCAAATACCGACCCGATGGGCAACGGCTGGTTCTTCAAGATCCTCATCAAGGACATGGCGGAATTCGACGTCCTGATGGACGAGCCCGCCTACGCCAAATTCTCCAAGAACGACTGA